The following are encoded in a window of Ferribacterium limneticum genomic DNA:
- a CDS encoding ankyrin repeat domain-containing protein has protein sequence MKISQKFRLTVAIALALPALACAATYDDLISSAKMGNVSEIAQLAAKGASLDTTDIDGNTLLMLAARDGHAEVVDYLIKNRAKLNARNAAGDTALRLAAFRGHQKVVELLLAGGAAVNMQGWTPLAYAAFSGHLEIARLLIKSGADVNLASENGTTPLIAASRSGHKDVVQLLIASKADLGRTLDSGETALDIAMRFNNTDIGELIRKAGGKSGKTVTIEVR, from the coding sequence ATGAAAATTAGCCAAAAATTCCGGTTGACCGTAGCAATTGCCCTCGCGCTCCCAGCGCTCGCCTGCGCTGCCACCTATGATGATCTGATCTCCTCGGCCAAGATGGGCAACGTCAGCGAAATCGCCCAACTTGCTGCCAAGGGCGCATCCCTCGACACTACCGATATCGACGGCAACACGCTGTTGATGCTGGCAGCCCGTGACGGGCATGCCGAAGTGGTGGACTATCTGATCAAGAACCGCGCCAAACTAAACGCCCGCAACGCGGCAGGCGACACGGCGCTGCGTCTGGCTGCCTTTCGCGGCCATCAGAAAGTTGTCGAGTTATTGCTGGCCGGCGGTGCGGCAGTCAACATGCAAGGTTGGACGCCATTAGCCTATGCGGCATTCAGTGGCCATCTTGAGATTGCCAGGCTACTCATCAAGTCTGGCGCGGACGTGAATCTGGCATCCGAGAACGGTACTACTCCGTTGATTGCAGCTTCGCGTAGCGGGCACAAGGATGTCGTACAACTACTGATCGCCAGCAAGGCCGACCTGGGCCGTACCCTCGATAGCGGTGAAACGGCTCTGGATATCGCAATGCGATTCAATAACACGGATATTGGCGAGCTGATACGAAAGGCTGGCGGTAAGTCAGGAAAAACGGTCACTATCGAGGTTCGATAG